The sequence CCTCGTCGTGCATCCGTACACGTTCCGCCCGGAGAACAACTTCCTGCCCGCGTCGCTGAAGGACGGCGGCACGCCGGGCACGCGCAACACCGCCGGCTCGGTGCGCGAGATCCAGGCTTACCTGCGCGCAGGCATCGACGGCTTTTTCACCGACGATCCGGCCGTGGGCCGCACGGCCGTCGATACGTTCAAGCGCTGAACGTGCCGAGCGTGCCGCGCGTGCGGTAGCCGGGCGCGGCGCACAGCGTGCCGCGCCCGGTTGTGCCGCATCGGTCAGATCACGCTGAAGTGGTGCGTGCCGTCCCGCTTCAGCTGGTCGACCAGCCCGTATTCCCAGTCGAGATACGCCTGCATCGCGGCGGCCGCGTTGTCGGTGCCTTCGTACGGGCGCCGGTAGCGGTCGACGCGCGGTGACGCGAGGTGCGTCTCGCCGCTTTCGAGCGGCAGCCCGGCATCGATCCATGCCGCCGTGCCGCCGGTCAGCACCGCAATGTCGGCCGAAGCCGGCAGCAGCGCGCGTGCGTCGTCCGCCGCGAACCGCGCAAGCAGGCTCGATCCGCATGTGAACACGTAGCGCTTCGCGGGCGGGATCGCCGCGAGCGCGTCGCGCAACTGCGCGCGCACGGCGAACCACGCGCCCGGGATATGGCGCTTCACGTAGTTCGCGCTGGCCGTCACATCGACGATCGCCAGCTCGCCGGGCGCAGCCTCCTTCAGCCAGCCCGCGAGCGACGCAGGCGACACGTCGGTTGCGGGCGGCGTCGCCGGCACGTCGCGCGGCGGCTGGCCGCGCTCGCCGAACGCCGCCGTACCGGCCGGTTCGACAACGCGCACGTCCCAGCCCATCTGCGCGAGCCACGACGCGGTCATGTCCGCGCGCACGCCGTCGTCGTCGGCGAGCACGATCCGCGCGCCGCGCACGGCCGCGTGATGGTCGGTCTCCTGCACGAGCTGGCCGCCCGGCGTGCTCAGGAAGCCCGGCAGATGGCCGGCCTCGTATTCCTCCGGCGTACGCACATCGAAGCGGTACAGCGTGCGGCCCGGCTCGTCGAACGCGGCGACGTCCGCGAGCGCGATGCGCGGCACGCCGGCGCGTTCGGCCACCGCGCGCGCAGCCTGGCGCGCATCGGCGCGCTGCGCTACATCGATGTCGTCCGGAAAACGTCGCGCGGCACCGCGCTCGAGCGTCTGGCCGGCAAGCGTCCAGCCGATCGTGCCGTTGCGCAGCGCCGCGATCGGGTTCGGCAGCCCCGCGTTGATCAGCGACTGCGTGCCGATGATGCTGCGCGTGCGGCCCGCGCAGTTGACGACCACCTGCGTTTGCGGATTCGGCGCGAGCGAGCGCACGCGCAGCACGAGTTCCGCGCCCGGCACGCTCGTCGAGGTCGGGATGTTCATCGTCCGGTATTCGTCGAAACGGCGCGCATCGACGATCACGACGTCGGCCTTCGCGTCGATCAGCGCCTGCACTTCCTGCGCGGACAGCGACGGCGTATGCCGCCCGGCCTCGACCCATTCGCCGAACGACTTGCTCGGCACGTTCACGTCGATGAACAGTTCGCCGCCCGCGGCCAGCCAGCCCGCGAGGCCGCCGTCGAGCAGCCGCACGTCGGTGTAGCCGAGCTGCGCGAGCTTCGCGGCCGCGCGGGGCGCGAGATCCTCGCCGCCCGCTTCGCCGAACACGACGATCGGCGTGTCGCGGCGCGGAATCCGCGTCCACGCGTCGAGTTCGAGTTTGGACAGCGGAAAGTTGGCGGCCCACAGCGGGTGGCCCTGTGCGTACGGATCTTCCTCGCGTACGTCGATCAGCGCGATCTCGTCGCGGGCAAGCAGGCGCGCGCGCACGTCCTGGTACGACGCGGCGGGAAAGCGGGAAGTGGAATCGGCGGATTGCGTCACGATGTCTCTGTCGGATTCTGTTGAAGTCGGTGAAGAAAGCAAAACAAAACGGATCAATCTTGAGCCCGCCGGCGCGCGCCCGCAACGGGCCGCGCCAACGGGCGTTGCATCAGGCGTTCGAATAGCCCGACACGAAAGGCTTCACGGTGCCGTCGTCCAGGTACACCGCGCGCTCGACCTTGCCGATGTTCGCGCCGTACACGTGGATGCTGATCGATACCTGATCGGCGAATGCGTTGGTCACGCGATGGACGTCGCCGATGCGCGGCGACACGGCTTCAACCTCGCCCGGCTGCAGCCGCACGGCTTCGCCGGACGGCACCGGCTTGCCCGCTTCGTCGAACCGGTACGGTTGCGAGAACTCGCCGCCGCGCAGCATCCCGATCAACCCCCACACCGTGTGGTTGTGGATCGGCGTCGTCTGGCCGGGCCCCCACACAAAGCTGACGACCGAGAACCGCTCGTCCGGGTCGAGATGCAGCAGGTACTGCCGATAGCGCGCGGGATCGGGCTGGGCGAACGCGTCGGGCAACCAGTCGTCGTGTTCGACGAGCGCGGCGAGCAGCGCACCGCCCTCGTCGAGGATGCGCGCCTCGTTCGCGCCGGACGCGAGCAGCGCGCCCAGACCGTCGACGAACGGACGCAGCGGCGTCTGATCCAACGAAAGCGTACTCATCGGCTGCCTCCTCGAATATGATGCCGAATATGATGGATCGTCATGATGCACCCGAAAGACCATGCAGAACAAACATGAAAATTAGCGATATCGACGCTTTTGCAGCGGTCGTCCGCTGCCAGACCCTGAGCCAGGCCGCGACCGAGCTCGGGATGACGCAGCCCGCGATCACGCGGCGCGTCCAGAATCTCGAAGAAGCGCTCGGCGTGATCCTGCTCGATCGCAACACGAAGCCGCCGCGCCCGACCGATATCGGCCGGCAGGTATTCGAGCAGTGTCGCGCGATCCTGCGCGAAGTCGATGCGCTGCGCGAACTGACGGCCGGCCAGCAGCCGCCCACCGGCGAATTCCGGATCGGGCTCACGCAGGGGCTCGGCGAACTGATGCTGCCCGCACTCATCGCGGAACTCGCCGCGCAGTGGCCCGCGCTCGCGACGCAGGTCACGACCGCGTGGGGCGGTATGCTCGTCGAGCGCGTCGCACGCCGCGAACTCGATGCGGCGCTCGTGTTCCTCGCACGCGAGATGGTGCTGCCGGCGCAGGTCGAGGGCGAACGGCTGCTGGCCACGCGGCTCGTCGCGGTCGGCCGCAAGGGCGACTGGCCGCGCCGCAGCTACCGGCTCGCCGATTGCCACGCGCGCGGCTGGGTGCTCAATCCCGACGGCTGCGGCTTTCGCGCGGGCCTGCGGCGCGCGCTCGACGCGCAGGGCCTGCCGATGCCGGTCACGCTCGACACCTACGGCCGCGACCTGCAACTGCGGAGCGTCGCGAACGGCTTCGGCGTCGGGCTGATGCCGCTGCCGCTCGTCGAAGGCAGCCCGCTGCGCGATGCGCTCGACATCGTGCCGCTCGCCGATTTCAAGCCGCAGATCGATCTGTGGCTGCTGCGCCGGCACGATGCGGCCCGCTTCGACGCACCGCTCGCGGCCGTCGCCGCGCATGCGCGCGCGGCGTTCGCATTGCCCGAGCAGACGCACGGCAAGGCTGCGTGACCGTACGGGGCGGCGTCGGCACGGCGCCGCCCTGCTTGCTCCCGCGGCCGCCCCGCTCCGCTCACGCATCGTTTCGCTCGTGTTCGACCTCGTTGCGTGACGTCCCGCCCGCCTCCGCCTTCGTTTCTCCCCGACCCGCCGCTTCGAGCGCCGCACGCCCCGCCGCGACCGCGATCGCATCGTCCTGCGGCGTATGCACGCGGCTGCACAGCACGTCGCGATAGTGGCGTTCGAGCGGATTGCCGCGACTCAGCCCGTGATTGCCCGACAGCTTCAGCGCCTGCTCGACCGCACGGATCGCGTGCTCGGTCACGGTTCGCTTGACGAGGCCGCTGGTCGTGACCGACGGCGCGTCGCCTGCGTCGGTGCGCGCGATGTGATCGTCGAGCAGCACGCGGTTCGCATTCAGCCAGCCCTCGATTTCGCCGACCGCCTCCTGCACGCGCGGCAGCGTCGCGAGCGGCACGCCGAGCCCGCTCGGCGCACGCGTCGTCGCGAAACCGATCAACCAGTCGCGCGATGCCCGCGCCACCGCGTCGTACAGACTGCCGAGCAGCGCGACCATCCACGCCTGCTGGTCGGCGTGTGCGTCGGTATCCGCATGGGTCGCGGCCGACACGGCCCACGCTTGCGGCGCGCGCACGTCGACCGCGTGATCGGCCGGCAGCCGCACGTCGTCGAACACGACCTCGTGGCTGCCCGATGCGCGCAAGCCCAGGTGATTCCAGCTTTCGATCACGCGGATCCGATCACCATCCGCGTCACGGTCGCGCGGCACGAGAAACACGCCGACCCGCGGCTCCGGTTCATCGGTGCGCGCCCACACGGCCAGCCAGCGCAGCGCCGGAATCCCGGTGCTGTACAGCTTGTGGCCGGACAGCCGCCAGCCGTCGCCGTCGCGGCGCGCAACGGTTTCCGGCAGGCCGCCGCGCGACGGCGAACCGAGCGCGGGCTCGACGCGCAGCGCGTTGATCAGCGCGCCTTGCGTGACCGCGCTGTCGAACACCGCGCGCCGCACCGGTGCAGGCCAGCGGTTGTCGGCGCGGCCGAGCGCGCGATGCTGCAGATACGTCATCGTCAACACCAGCGCGGTCGCCGGGTCGGCCCGCGCGACGGCGGTGACGATCCGGCTCGCCTGCGCAAGCGTCGCGCCGGCGCCGCCATGCTCGCGCGGCACGACCTGCGCGATCAGCCCCGCGCGATGCAGCCGCGCGAAGTTTTCGTGCGGGAAACGGCCGTCGACGTCGTTGCGGGCCGCATCGGCGGCGAGTTCGGGGGTGAGGCGGTCGAGCAGCGCGGCGACGCGCGCGTCGTCTGCATTGTCGGTGGGCAGGAGGCGCAGCGAAGGCTGCTGCGGCGACGGCGAGGAAGCGGCAAGGCTGGCGGACATCGAGACAGATTCCCTGGGTAATGCACGAAGGCGGCACAAAGGCGGCAAAGGCGGCCATAGCGGTGATCAATCGGCACGCGCCACACGCCGCACGACACGCCGCCAACGCGCGCCAGATCATTCACGAGCCCACAGCGTATGCGCAACGCACACGCGCCCAAACCATGCAAATCTGATATTCAAATCGGGATTGATTATTTCCATTCCGCATGATCGCGGCGTTAACCTGCGCTCCATTCCTGCCCGGCCGTGCGCCGGGACATCCCTGCACCGGAGACCTAGATGAGCGTCGAATTCATCGGCATGATCCAGAGCCAGAAGCAATCGGAAATCCACCCGGCGTCCGGCCCCGTGGTCGATCCCGACTACGTGCGCGACTTTGCCCGCGCCCACGAAACGGCCGGCTTCGACCGAATCCTCGTGCCGCATCACTCGACCGGCCCGTCGGCGACGCTGACGATCGCGTTCGCGGCGGCCGCGACCGAGCGCATCCACTTCATGCTCGCGCATCGCCCGGGCTTCACCGCGCCGACGCTCGCCGCGCGGCAGATCGCGACGCTCGACCAGTTCAGCCGCGGCCGGCTCGCCGTGCACTTCATCTCCGGCGGCTCGGACAGCGAGCAGCAGCGCGACGGCGATTTCCTCGACCACGACGCGCGCTATGCGCGCACCGACGAATACCTCGGCATCCTGCGGCGCATCTGGACCGAAGCGCAGCCGTTCGATCACGACGGCGCGCACTATCGG comes from Burkholderia pyrrocinia and encodes:
- a CDS encoding rhodanese-related sulfurtransferase, translating into MTQSADSTSRFPAASYQDVRARLLARDEIALIDVREEDPYAQGHPLWAANFPLSKLELDAWTRIPRRDTPIVVFGEAGGEDLAPRAAAKLAQLGYTDVRLLDGGLAGWLAAGGELFIDVNVPSKSFGEWVEAGRHTPSLSAQEVQALIDAKADVVIVDARRFDEYRTMNIPTSTSVPGAELVLRVRSLAPNPQTQVVVNCAGRTRSIIGTQSLINAGLPNPIAALRNGTIGWTLAGQTLERGAARRFPDDIDVAQRADARQAARAVAERAGVPRIALADVAAFDEPGRTLYRFDVRTPEEYEAGHLPGFLSTPGGQLVQETDHHAAVRGARIVLADDDGVRADMTASWLAQMGWDVRVVEPAGTAAFGERGQPPRDVPATPPATDVSPASLAGWLKEAAPGELAIVDVTASANYVKRHIPGAWFAVRAQLRDALAAIPPAKRYVFTCGSSLLARFAADDARALLPASADIAVLTGGTAAWIDAGLPLESGETHLASPRVDRYRRPYEGTDNAAAAMQAYLDWEYGLVDQLKRDGTHHFSVI
- a CDS encoding cysteine dioxygenase; the encoded protein is MSTLSLDQTPLRPFVDGLGALLASGANEARILDEGGALLAALVEHDDWLPDAFAQPDPARYRQYLLHLDPDERFSVVSFVWGPGQTTPIHNHTVWGLIGMLRGGEFSQPYRFDEAGKPVPSGEAVRLQPGEVEAVSPRIGDVHRVTNAFADQVSISIHVYGANIGKVERAVYLDDGTVKPFVSGYSNA
- a CDS encoding LysR family transcriptional regulator produces the protein MMPNMMDRHDAPERPCRTNMKISDIDAFAAVVRCQTLSQAATELGMTQPAITRRVQNLEEALGVILLDRNTKPPRPTDIGRQVFEQCRAILREVDALRELTAGQQPPTGEFRIGLTQGLGELMLPALIAELAAQWPALATQVTTAWGGMLVERVARRELDAALVFLAREMVLPAQVEGERLLATRLVAVGRKGDWPRRSYRLADCHARGWVLNPDGCGFRAGLRRALDAQGLPMPVTLDTYGRDLQLRSVANGFGVGLMPLPLVEGSPLRDALDIVPLADFKPQIDLWLLRRHDAARFDAPLAAVAAHARAAFALPEQTHGKAA
- a CDS encoding acyl-CoA dehydrogenase family protein, translated to MSASLAASSPSPQQPSLRLLPTDNADDARVAALLDRLTPELAADAARNDVDGRFPHENFARLHRAGLIAQVVPREHGGAGATLAQASRIVTAVARADPATALVLTMTYLQHRALGRADNRWPAPVRRAVFDSAVTQGALINALRVEPALGSPSRGGLPETVARRDGDGWRLSGHKLYSTGIPALRWLAVWARTDEPEPRVGVFLVPRDRDADGDRIRVIESWNHLGLRASGSHEVVFDDVRLPADHAVDVRAPQAWAVSAATHADTDAHADQQAWMVALLGSLYDAVARASRDWLIGFATTRAPSGLGVPLATLPRVQEAVGEIEGWLNANRVLLDDHIARTDAGDAPSVTTSGLVKRTVTEHAIRAVEQALKLSGNHGLSRGNPLERHYRDVLCSRVHTPQDDAIAVAAGRAALEAAGRGETKAEAGGTSRNEVEHERNDA